The segment GGTGGTTTCGAACAGCACGTTCAGCATCGGGATGACCAGGGCCAGGTTGCCGATGCCGAAGAAGATGCCGAAAATGGTGTAGAGCAGGTACAGCGGCACCGTGTTGGCCAGGGGCCGGGCATACTGCAGAATGCGGAGGTAGGTCTTCATATGGCGCCGCAAAGGTAACCCCGGATTCCGGTTGCCGCCCGCCCCCGGTGAGCGGGCGGCCCTACTCGGCGCGGAACACGGCTACGACTTCAATCTGCCCCAGAATGTTGCGGTTGAATTCCTCCAGCTCCTCGGCGGGCACCCAGAGCTCGTCGTGTTCCCGGTTGCCCACGTTCTGCACCGGAAACTGGGCGGCGTAGTCGGCGTCCACGGCGAAGTGCAGCACGTAGCCCACGCCGTAGTAGGGCACGTTCCAGTCGCGGGCAATCTGGGCGGCATAGGCCTCGTTCAGCACCGGGTAAAAGATGGGCTGCTCGGGCAGGCGGGGCGGAAAGGCCAGCCAGTTGGCCGCGGCTATTAAATCCAGCTCCTGCTGGTTGACGGGGCGGTAGAGTAGCAGGGCAGCCGGTTCGTGGCGCATCGGTCAGGAGAAAAACGGCTTAAAACTCGTGCAGCCGCTGGGCAATGTTCCAGCGCAGGGACACGGACGTAAAAGCCTCGGTACCGTTGCCGACGGCCGTGGTGGCCCCGCTCTGGCGGCGCACAATCTGCTTGGCATCGAGCCAGAGGTTGTGCTTCAGCATGTAGCTGGCCGTCAGGTCGAGGTGCACGAGCTTGGTGGTATTGCCCTGGCCCACGCTGTTGCCGTAGTCTTGCACCCGGGTGTTGTACGACTTCAGCACGTTGGAGCCGTAGTTCTGCAGCGCCAGGTCCCGGTTTTCCAGGTCGAGGCCTTGTTTGGTGTAGAATGCCTTGCCCACCAGGTTGAGGCGGGGCAGCAGCTGGGGCTGGTAGCTGACAATACCGATAAACTCGTAGAAATTAGCACCCATCGGGTGCGCCAGGGGCTGGCGGTAGTGCTGGTAGTTGGTGGCCTCGTCCTGGTGCTGGTAGGTGTAGGGCCGCACGTAATTGACTTCGGCCTGCACATCCAAGTTCTTGATACCGGCCACGTCGAGGTACTTGCCGCCAAGTTGAAAGGCCTGCTTGTTGGCCCACCAGCCGTTGCCGGAACGAATCTGACTTACTACCAGCTCGTCGAGCATTAGCTGTCCGTAGAGCTGGCCGCGGTGGCGGATGTTCCACTTGAAGTCGGCCCCGAGCAGGGCATTATCCGCTGAGCCAATCTGCTGCTCGATGCTGCGGTAGAAGATAATCGGGTTGAGGTACTGCAATTCGAAGCGGCCTTTCCCCCGGGAAAACATCACCGACTCAAACACGCCCACGTTGAAGGCCGGCGTCACGTCGAGGCTCAGGTGGTGCAGGGCCATGTATTTTTTGGGATACACTCGGTCGGGGCCATTGGCCGTGGCGCTGAGTTCGGCAAACAGGTTCTGGTAGTTGAACTTCCAGATGCGGGTGTTGAGCTTCAGAAAGAAATAGGGCGCCGAGTAGTCCGACAGAATCAAGGAGCGGTAGCCGTTGCCGATGAAGTTCCGGTCGTGGCCCAACTGCACGTTGATGTGTTTGGTGGCTGCGTAAGTCAGGTAGCCGCGGGCCGAGAGGAAGTCGTACTGGCCCGGTTTGGTTTTAAACGGCTTCCAGTAGCCTTCGTGGGGCACAATACTGTCGCGCTGCACCCGGTTTTGCACGTAGAACGGCACGGCCATCTGGTTGTCGGTCACGAAGGTGTAAAAGCCCAGGCGGCCGTCCACGGTACCTTCTACCTGCACGCCGCGGGTGTTGAGGTAGCGCAGTCCGTCACTGTCGGTGTCCTTGCCGGCCTGGAAGTACACCACCGGATTTACCCGCAGCGTGAAGTCCTCCGTCTCGACGTGAAACAGGTCCGACTGATTGCGGTAGAAGTAATTCAGGAAGCTTTTTTTGCTGGTGTTCAGCGCCGAGCCCTGGGTGGAGTAATTCCAGTTGTCCCGGGCCAGGAAGCTTGCATTAAACTGGTCGGCGGCCGACAACGACGTGGCGCCGGCGTTGTCGTTCAGCACCCGCTCGGCCAGCCGCGCCACACCGGCCCGAGTGTAGGGCCGCACAGCCGTGTAGGGGTCGCCGAGCGAGTCGGGGCCGTACTTAATGGCGTACCGGTCGATGAGGCGGTACACGTCCTGGTCGAGCGGCACGTAGGTACTGCCCTGGGTGGTAGCCTTGCGCTGAGCGGCGGGCACACTGGCCGCGGCCGGGGCTGGCACCGGCGCAGCTACCGTGGCCGGCGCCGAAGCCGGTTGCGGGGCCGGGCTGGGCGTCGGCACGGCCACGGGCTCGGTGGGAGCGGGCGGCGGGGTAGCCGGCTGCGGCTTATTTTTAGGCGCTTTCGGGTCGATGGGGTGGTCAAAAATCAGCCAGACGGCGTTGGGGTCTTTAGCCGGCGGGGGCGTAGTCTGGGCCTGAGCCGGGCGGGCCAGAAAGCCCAGGGCCGACACAAGCAGGATTAGCGGTTTTTTCATACTTCGACGAAGGGCCCGGCGGCTGGAGGAGCGCCCGGCGGGGCAAACCTACGCAGTTCGACGGTGGGAGTTAGGGCCAAGCTAAAAAGTCCCGGCGGAAGCTGCGCCTTGGCCGGGTCAAACCTTGTACGCTACCAACGCCGAAAAGCAGGAAGCCCGTGCATATTACCCTACTTTTGCCCGGTTGTCCTTCCTTACTGCTCCCGCCGTTGCCGCTCCAGTTTCTGCCCTTTGCTCACCTCGACTCCGCCGCCTGGGATGCCTGCGTGGCCGCCGCTGAACCGGCCGTGCCCTACGCCCAGCACGCCTGGCTGCGGGGCACCGCCGGCCGCTGGGATGCCGTGGTGGAAATCGAGCCGGAGTCGGGCCGCTACCTCTCGGTGCTGCCACTGCCCGTCAAGCGCCGTCCCTGGGGTCGGGAAGTATTTCAACCGCCCTTCACCCAGCAGCTGGGTTTGCTCACCACGGCTGGCAGCCAGCACCGCAACCCGGCCGAGTACCTGGCCCTGACGGCCGGCCGCTACGCCCGGCTGTATCTGCAGGCCAACAGCGGCAATGAGTTTTCAACCGCCCCACCAGATTTTCAGCTGACCTGGCGCCAGACCTACTGCCTGCCGCTGGACGCTAGCTACGAAGCGCTACACAAAGGCTACGCGGCCGACTACCGCCGCCGCCTGCGCCTGAATCAGCAGCTGGAGCAGCCCCTGCAGGTTACGGAAACTCACTCGGCCGAGGCGCTGCTGCGCTTGTTTCGGGAGCATAAGGGCGGGGAAGTAGCCAGCCTCAGGCCCCGCCACTACCGGCAGCTGGCGCAGCTGATTTCCAATCTGCAGAGTTTGGGCCAGGTCCGGATTCTGGAAATGCTGGCCCCTGATACCACCGAGCTGCTGGCCGGGGCGTTGTTCGTCGTTACGCCCCGGGTAATTATCTACTTGTTTGCCGCCGCCTCGCCGGCTGGTAAAAAAGCGGCGGCGCCCTTACTGTTGCTCGACTACCTGATTCAGCACTACGCCGCCACGCCAGGCCTGGTACTCGACTTCGAGGGCGGCATGATTCCGTCCATTGCCCGTTTTTTTGCCAACTTCGGGGCCCGGCCCGTTCCCTACGCCGCCCTCACCCTTACCCGTCAGCCCTGGTATCTGTCATGGAAACGCTAAACACTCCCTCCGCAAGCCCCGCCGCCCGCGTCCATATCGTGTGCGCCGAGCCCTCCATTGCCAACCACTTCCTGGCTGAGCTCCGCGACGTGGACGTGCAGCGCGACAGTCTGCGTTTCCGCCGCAACCTGCAGCGTCTGGGCGAAATCATGGCCTACCGCATCAGCTCCCAGCTTAGCTACACCGAAAAAGTGGTCCAGACGCCCCTGGCCGCGTCCAGCAGCAAGCAGCTGCGCGACTTCCCGGTGCTGGCCACTGTGCTGCGCGCCGGCCTGCCGTTTCACCAGGGTTTCCTGAATTACTTCGACCAGTCGCCCAGCGCCTTCGCCGCGGCCTACCGCATCGAGGGCACTTCCCAAGTACAGGTGCAGGTCGACTACCTCTCGGCGCCTAACCTCGACGAGCGGGTGCTGATTCTGGCCGACCCGATGCTGGCCAGCGGCAAGTCCTTGGTGCAGACCTACCGGGCCATGCTGCGCTTCGGCCAGCCCCGGCAGGTGCACATTGCCGCCGTTATTGCCTCGCCCGAGGGCGTGGAGTTCGTCACCCGCGAGATTCCCGAAGCCACGCTCTGGGTAGCCGCCGTAGACGACCACCTCAACGAGCACGCCTACATCGTGCCCGGCCTGGGCGACGCCGGCGACCTGTCGTACGGCAGCAAATTGTAACGCCCGCGTAATGCGGCGGAACTAAACGGGCTGGTGCTTACCTCGTATCTTTACCCTTGGATAGTTACCTTTTAGCCCCGAAAACGCCGTGTTGCCTGATTTTGCCAAATACGCCTCCGTTTTCCTGCTGAGCATGGTCAAGTTCTTCGGCGGCCCGCTGGCGGGCGTGTCGTTGGGCCTCAACTTCTTCCAGACCCTGGGCCTGACCGTGGCCGGCATGATGACTACCGTGGTGGTCGTGTCGGGGGTGGGGCGCATGTGGGCCCTGCACCAGCGGCAGCGCCGTGAAACCAAGGGTAAGCCCCTGTTCAGCAAGCGCAGCCGCCGCATCGTGGGCATCTTCCGCCGCTTCGGCATGCCCGGCATTGCCTTCCTGACCCCGGTTCTGTTTAGCCCCATCGGCGGCACCGTCATTGCCACCCAGCTGCACGTGCCGCGCTGGCGCATCATGGTGCACATGCTCTGGAGCGCCGTGTTCTGGGGTTCTATCATGACTATCCTGGTGGTGCGCTTCAGTCACCTGCCGTTTTTTCAGCACTAGTACTGGTGCACTCCAAACATCAAAGCCCTTGCCGTAGCCGCGGCAAGGGCTTTTTGCTGGTCTGGGGTACCAAAATACCTACTTGTGGGTATTGTCGCGGCTTAGTCAGGGTTATAGCTTTGCTGTCCGTTTACACTGAAACCAGTCGGTTTTGCCTGTTGCAGGTAGGTAGCGAGCTTTTCTATCTCTTCTTTTTTCACACCTATTATCGGCCTTATGCCCACTTCTACCCAAAAGTTCTTTTTAAGTGTCCTCGGTCTGCTGTCCGTGGCTGCCACTAATGCCCAAGCCCAGACGGCGGCTGCCAAAAACAGCAGCCAGCTCATGACCCTGCTCACCCAAAAGCACCCGATTACCGCCCGCCCCGGCACGGCCGCTCGTGGCATCAATGCCACCGTGGTGCGCCCGGGCCAGCAAGTAGGCTATTACTGGGAAACCACTACCAACAGCTGGCTGGTCAGTGGCAAGGAAGTCAATACCTACAACTCCCAGGGCCTGCTGACCCAGCAGGTCGACCAGGATTCGGCGACGGCCGTTAACTACGGCCGCACCTTGTACAGCTATGACGCCCAGGGCAAGGAAACCAGCTACACTCGCCAGAACTGGACCAATAATGCCTGGGTTAATGCTTACCGCAGCCTGACTACCCGCGATTCGCACGGCAACGAGACGTTATATGAATCGCAAGACTGGAACGGCAGCGCCTGGGTAACTACATATGGTACCCAGTTGGTGTATACCTACAACGGCTCGGGGGCCATAACGCAAGAAATCCGTAAGGAGCTGGAAAACGGGGTGTACGTGAATACCGACCGGATTTCGTACACCTACACCAATGGGCAGCTGAGCGCCCTGCTCTACGAAGAATGGAATAACACGGCTTGGCAGAACGACGGCCGTATTCTGGACATCGTGTGGTATGACTATGCCAACAACCGACCAGCTTCGTACCGGGAGCAGACCTTCATCGGTAACAGCTTCGTAGACGAAAGCCGCTACACGATATCCTGGAGTGCTAATGGTAGCAACGTAGAAACCAGAGAGGTATACAATATCAACGCCTGGTTTAACTACCGCCGTTACACAGAAACCAAGGATAGCCAAGGCAATGACCAACTCTACACCACGGAGAGCTGGACTAACAATGCTTGGAAGCAAATCGAGGGCTACCGTTACATCAACGTTTACAATTCCAACAACAACCTGATTCGCCAGGTGGAGCAGGACTTCGATGAGGTGGCGCTGCAGTACGTGAATTACAACAAAAGTACCTACTCCAACTTCCAGACCATCACGCTGGCGGCTCGCAATGCGGCCCTGGAAGCTCAGAGCGCCTTGTACCCCAACCCTGCCAACGGCGTAGTAACGCTGGAAGTAGCCGGCCTCTCGAAAACCGAAAGTGCTACCGGCGAGGTTCGCAATGCCCTGGGCCAGTTGGTGCAGAACTTTACCGTTCGGCCCCAGGCCGGCAAGCTCAGCACCCAGCTCGACCTGACTGGCCTGAAGTCGGGCGTGTATACCGTGCGCCTGCAAACGGCCGAGGGTGCCGTCGTGAAGCGCGTTGTGCGCAACTAAGCTGTTTTTTTACCCACCTACTGCAACTAAAAAGGCCCCGACCAATACTGGTCGGGGCCTTTTGTATTTCGGGGTACCGGGTTGCCAGGCCAGCTTTAGCGGCTGCGGCGGGCGTTGCGCAGCTTAGCCGCACCCTTAGCCGCCGGCGACTGGCTCCGACCCGGAGAAGCCCGCTTTTTCTTGCCTTTCTGGCTGCGGTTAGGGCCCTCCACGTAGGGCAGGCCGGTGCGCTTGTCGATGCTCTTCTGCAGGGGCGCCACCTTGTCGTGAAACGCGCCCTGGTATTCGGGGTCCAGCTTCTTGCGCCGGTCGTCAATTTCGCGGGCCATGCTCTGCTTCTCGTCAAACATGGTCGGCATCACCTTCACGTCCTCGGGCAGGGGCAGTTCGGGAATGGGCTGGTTGATGAGCTCCTCGATGCGGCCAATGTGGTGCATTTCGGCCTCGTTGGCGAAGGTGATGGCCGCGCCCGTGTGCTGAGCCCGGCCCGTGCGCCCGATGCGGTGCACATAGTCGTCGTACACCAGCGGCACGTCGAAGTTGATAACGTGGCTCACCTGGGGCACGTCGATGCCGCGGGCGGCCACGTCGGTAGCCACCAGGAAGCGCAGCTCCCCGTTGCGGAAGGCCTCCATAGCGTTGATGCGCACGTTCTGGCCCTTGTTACCATGAATGGCCCGCACCTCACCGTCCACCTTGCGGCCCAAAAAGTGCGACACGTTTTCGGCGTGCTCCTTGGTGCGGCAAAAAATCATGACCCGGTTAAAGGTTTCCTTGTCCTTGAACAGGTAGCCCAGCAGGTTAATTTTGGTCAGCAGGTTGGGCACCCGATACAGGGTCTGGGCCACGTTCTGGGCCGACGTGGCGGCCGGCGTCACCTCCACCCGCATCGGAAATTCCAGAAACTCCTCGCTCAGCTTGACCACCCGCTCGGGCATCGTGGCCGAGAACAGCGCGTTCTGGCGCTTGCGCGGAATCACCTCCAAAATGGCCCGGATCTGGGGCATGAAGCCCATATCCATCATCTTGTCGGCTTCGTCCATGACCAGAGTTTTCAATTCCTTGAACACCAGGGCGCCCTTCAGGTAGAGCTCCATCAGGCGGCCGGGCGTGGCAATGAGGATATCGACGCCCGCGGCCAGGGTTTCAATCTGGGTTTTGGGTCCCAGGCCGCCGTAGATGGCCAAAATCCGCAGATCGGTGTACACGGCCAGCTTCTTGAGGTGGGTTTCAATCTGCATGGCCAGCTCCCGGGTGGGCGCCAGAATCAGGCCCCGCGGGTGCGTGCCCTGGGCGTATTTTACCTTCATTAGCAGGGGCAGGCCGAAGGCGGCCGTCTTGCCGGTGCCGGTCTGGGCAATGCCGAGCACGTCGTGACCGGCCAGCAGCAGCGGAATAGTTTGCTCCTGCACGGGTGTGGGCTGCTCAAAACCGGCTTCCGCCACGGCGTTGAGAAGCTGTTTGTTGAGCTTGAAATCGGCAAAAGTGAGCGGCTGCGGCGTATCAGACATGGCAAAAATTCCTAATGGGAGGGCAAAGGTACGGGGAATATAGCCAGCAAACGGCCTGGAACTCATTATATAACTGCTTGGCTGGCAGGAGGGCCACAAAAAAACGCGGAAAATTATTTGCAAATAGCCCCGCAACCTTTACTTTTGTGCCTACAATACCAACCTGGTAGATATAGCTCAGCTGGTTAGAGCGTCGGATTGTGATTCCGAAGGTCGTGGGTTCGAACCCCATTATTTACCCACACGGAAGTCCCCGGAGAGAAATTTCCGGGGACTTTTTTTGTTATTTGTACCGTTGTACCCCCGGCGGCATGCCGCTGAAACCCCACTTATTCCCCTGACTATGAGTTTGGTCGTAATCGGTTCCGTAGCGTTCGACGCCCTGGAAACGCCCTTTGGCAAAACCGACAAAATCATTGGTGGCGCCGCCACCTACATCAGCCTGTCGGCTTCGTATTCGCTGAAGCCCGTGAAGCTGGTTGCCGTTGTCGGCGACGATTTTCCGCAGTCCGACATCCTGCTGCTGCAGGAGCACGGCGTCGATACCGAAGGCCTGCAGATCAAGGAAGGGGAGAAGTCCTTCTTCTGGTCGGGCAAGTACTCAACCGACCTCAACTCGCGCGAAACGCTGACCACCGAGCTCAACGTGCTGGCCGATTTCGACCCCATCATCCCCGATTCCTACCAGGACTGCAAATACCTGATGCTGGGCAACCTGGCCCCGGCTGTGCAGCGCCTCGTGATTCAGCGCCTCGTGAACCGGCCCAAGCTGATTGTGATGGATACGATGAACTTCTGGATGGACGTGGCCCTGGAGGATCTGATGGCGACCATCGAAATGGTGGACGTGCTGAGCATCAACGACGAGGAAGCCCGGCAACTCAGCGGGGAATATTCGCTGGTGAAGGCGGCCAAGAAAATCATGGGCTTCGGGCCCAAGTTCCTCATCATCAAAAAAGGGGAACACGGCGCCTTGCTGTTCCACAAAAACAAGATTTTCTACGCCCCGGCCCTGCCCCTGGAAGAAGTTTTCGACCCGACCGGCGCCGGCGACACCTTCGCGGGCGGCTTCATCGGCTACCTGGCTGCCACCGACGACATCAGCTTCGACAACATGAAGCGGGCCGTGATTCACGGCTCGGCCATGGCCTCGTTCTGCGTGGAGAAGTTCGGCACCGAGCGGCTGCTGAACCTGACCAAAGAGCAGCTGGAAGCCCGTGAGAAGCAGTTTGCCGACCTCGTGGAAGTTATTCCCGCTACTTCGGCCCAGCCCGCCTAAGCGGCGTCTGAGGCCCCCCGAATTGAAAAAGCCTGCTGGCCCATTTTGCGGTCGGCAGGCTTTTTTATGCTCGTCATTGCACAACTATTTGGGCGCGGTCAGGGTACAAGAGAAGGAATTTTCTCACCTAAGCTTTTACTGCCATGACTAAGCATCAAGATAAAGCGCCTACCAATTCCGAGAAGTCGAAAAAGCAGATGGGCACGCCCAATGGCCCGCAATCCGCAGAAAACGGGTCGGAGTCGCCCATTCCCAGCTCCCGCATCCATTCCAATAGTGGCGGCACCCAAATGCAGGACGTGAATCAGAACGGTCTGAACGACGCCGGCAACCCCACCAAGAACAATACGCCCGGTGGCGGCAACAGCGAAGAGCAGCGCGTTTCGCAGGCCAACAAGCCCCGGCATAACCCCAACGCCACGCAATTCGACGCCAAGTAACGTTGGCGGCAAGAATGCCCGTAACGGGCCCGGTCGACACTTCGGCCGGGCCCGTTTTTATTGCGCCTAGCGGATGGCGGCCGGCAACTGGAGCGTCACGTAGCGCGCGGGCAGGTCGGCGCCGGCTTCAGTGGGGCCAAACTCCTGCTGCACGATGATGCTGCCGTCGGGGCGCCAGCGGGCCTCGGTTGGGCCCCAGTTGATGAGTTCCCGCTGCCAGACGAGCTTGGGGCCTTTGGCACCAACCTGCAGCAGTTGCAGGCCGTTAGGGTCGAAGGCAGCGGCCAAATCGGCGTTGCTAGCCAGAATGTAGCGGCCGTCGGGGGAGGCAACGGGCCGGCCCCAGATGTCAGTGCGCTGCCCGGTCCGCTGATCGATGAGTACCACGCTGTGCCCTTCCCACAATCCCACGCTGACCACCCACTGGTGCGCGCCCGGCAATTGGCCCCAGTAGGAGTACTGCACGGCATTTTCACTGTCGGTCGTGTCGTTGCGCAGCACTACCGTCCGGCCGTTGGTGGCCTTCAGTGCCAGGTCTAGTCCAGCCCGTTGTACTCGGCCGCCGGTTTGGGCCAACGGGGAAGCTTCCACCGAATCGGGCCACAGGGGCAGGGCGGCGGGACGGGTTTGCTGCCAGATGGCCTTATCCGCTGGCTGTACGGCTATGACCAAGCCGCTGTGCGTACGCAGCGTGTCGTGGCCCGTCGCTTTCACGACATCGGCGGAAGACTGCGCCACGGACGGCGGGGCAGGTGCGGGTACTGCCGTCGTTGGCGCCGGTTCGGCGGCGGGTGAGGTAGGGGCAGTACTGGAAGTGGCGGGCTGGTCTTGGCTACAGCTGCCAAGCAGCAGCGCCATTGCCCAGAAAACGGAACGAAGGGGGAGATTCATGCGCAAGTATAGGAATTCGGCCATAGAAGCGGCCGGGCTCTTACGGCACTACCTGCATGCGCACCACCCGGGTGTCCACGTCGCCGTTGTCGAAAAAATCCTGCTCAAAGAGGATAGTTTTGTTGTCGAGCCAGCGCGGCCCGGTCACGCCCCACTCGGTTTGCCGTTCCCAGAGCTTTTCCAGCCTCGGGCCGTCTACGTGCCATACCTGCAGGCCACTAGGCTCGTAGCGGGCCAGCACGTCGGAGTTGCCGCACACGAAATGCCGGCCGTCGGGGGCCACGGCCGGCGGGCTCCACACCCGGGTACGGCGGCCGGTGCGCTGGTCCACGAGCAGAAAGTAGCCGCCCTCGTAGAGGTGGACCGAAATCAGCCACTGTTTGATTTCGGGCAGGCTGCCCACGTATTCGTAGCTGATGTTTTTCTCGTAGTCCTCGGCCGGGTTGTTGACCAGGCGCAGAGGCTGTTTCAGGCCACTAGGGCGCAGAACCAGGGCGCCACCCACGCGCTTTACCGTGGGGCCGGCCGTGCGCAGGCGCTGCCGCTCTTCGGCTTCCAGGTCAATTTCCTGCTCTTCCTGCTCGGTTTTGGGCTCGGGCGGCAGCCAGGTTTTGTGGGGCAGCTTCTCGTACACGTTGCGGGAGCCCTGATGAATGCTCAGCACCCGGCCCGGCAGCTGCACCAGCGTATCGAGGTGCTCCAGGCGGTAGATGCGGGGCGGGGTGGGCCGGGGCACGGGCACGGCCGGCGTAGCCGTCGGCACGCTGGGCT is part of the Hymenobacter chitinivorans DSM 11115 genome and harbors:
- a CDS encoding T9SS type A sorting domain-containing protein, coding for MPTSTQKFFLSVLGLLSVAATNAQAQTAAAKNSSQLMTLLTQKHPITARPGTAARGINATVVRPGQQVGYYWETTTNSWLVSGKEVNTYNSQGLLTQQVDQDSATAVNYGRTLYSYDAQGKETSYTRQNWTNNAWVNAYRSLTTRDSHGNETLYESQDWNGSAWVTTYGTQLVYTYNGSGAITQEIRKELENGVYVNTDRISYTYTNGQLSALLYEEWNNTAWQNDGRILDIVWYDYANNRPASYREQTFIGNSFVDESRYTISWSANGSNVETREVYNINAWFNYRRYTETKDSQGNDQLYTTESWTNNAWKQIEGYRYINVYNSNNNLIRQVEQDFDEVALQYVNYNKSTYSNFQTITLAARNAALEAQSALYPNPANGVVTLEVAGLSKTESATGEVRNALGQLVQNFTVRPQAGKLSTQLDLTGLKSGVYTVRLQTAEGAVVKRVVRN
- a CDS encoding DEAD/DEAH box helicase; translation: MSDTPQPLTFADFKLNKQLLNAVAEAGFEQPTPVQEQTIPLLLAGHDVLGIAQTGTGKTAAFGLPLLMKVKYAQGTHPRGLILAPTRELAMQIETHLKKLAVYTDLRILAIYGGLGPKTQIETLAAGVDILIATPGRLMELYLKGALVFKELKTLVMDEADKMMDMGFMPQIRAILEVIPRKRQNALFSATMPERVVKLSEEFLEFPMRVEVTPAATSAQNVAQTLYRVPNLLTKINLLGYLFKDKETFNRVMIFCRTKEHAENVSHFLGRKVDGEVRAIHGNKGQNVRINAMEAFRNGELRFLVATDVAARGIDVPQVSHVINFDVPLVYDDYVHRIGRTGRAQHTGAAITFANEAEMHHIGRIEELINQPIPELPLPEDVKVMPTMFDEKQSMAREIDDRRKKLDPEYQGAFHDKVAPLQKSIDKRTGLPYVEGPNRSQKGKKKRASPGRSQSPAAKGAAKLRNARRSR
- the upp gene encoding uracil phosphoribosyltransferase, with amino-acid sequence METLNTPSASPAARVHIVCAEPSIANHFLAELRDVDVQRDSLRFRRNLQRLGEIMAYRISSQLSYTEKVVQTPLAASSSKQLRDFPVLATVLRAGLPFHQGFLNYFDQSPSAFAAAYRIEGTSQVQVQVDYLSAPNLDERVLILADPMLASGKSLVQTYRAMLRFGQPRQVHIAAVIASPEGVEFVTREIPEATLWVAAVDDHLNEHAYIVPGLGDAGDLSYGSKL
- a CDS encoding PfkB family carbohydrate kinase: MSLVVIGSVAFDALETPFGKTDKIIGGAATYISLSASYSLKPVKLVAVVGDDFPQSDILLLQEHGVDTEGLQIKEGEKSFFWSGKYSTDLNSRETLTTELNVLADFDPIIPDSYQDCKYLMLGNLAPAVQRLVIQRLVNRPKLIVMDTMNFWMDVALEDLMATIEMVDVLSINDEEARQLSGEYSLVKAAKKIMGFGPKFLIIKKGEHGALLFHKNKIFYAPALPLEEVFDPTGAGDTFAGGFIGYLAATDDISFDNMKRAVIHGSAMASFCVEKFGTERLLNLTKEQLEAREKQFADLVEVIPATSAQPA
- a CDS encoding GNAT family N-acetyltransferase; amino-acid sequence: MPLQFLPFAHLDSAAWDACVAAAEPAVPYAQHAWLRGTAGRWDAVVEIEPESGRYLSVLPLPVKRRPWGREVFQPPFTQQLGLLTTAGSQHRNPAEYLALTAGRYARLYLQANSGNEFSTAPPDFQLTWRQTYCLPLDASYEALHKGYAADYRRRLRLNQQLEQPLQVTETHSAEALLRLFREHKGGEVASLRPRHYRQLAQLISNLQSLGQVRILEMLAPDTTELLAGALFVVTPRVIIYLFAAASPAGKKAAAPLLLLDYLIQHYAATPGLVLDFEGGMIPSIARFFANFGARPVPYAALTLTRQPWYLSWKR
- a CDS encoding ADP-ribosylation/crystallin J1 → MRHEPAALLLYRPVNQQELDLIAAANWLAFPPRLPEQPIFYPVLNEAYAAQIARDWNVPYYGVGYVLHFAVDADYAAQFPVQNVGNREHDELWVPAEELEEFNRNILGQIEVVAVFRAE